One genomic window of Euwallacea fornicatus isolate EFF26 chromosome 7, ASM4011564v1, whole genome shotgun sequence includes the following:
- the LOC136339944 gene encoding uncharacterized protein, with product MDNESETIQRTSSSFSVVVDTVDLAPTTSDEPHVVAVRSCPTNSTRSEDANGIRQPSSSGQFEERSATAQTNLRSPRAGMLMLTGLVNSTSMQHHESFIIKSSFEQSRGHMPPSYSTVLKLGPVVTHFPPSTYSSIPFITRQPPPSYAEIHGGESENLSVISE from the exons ATGGACAACGAAAGCGAGACGATCCAGAGGACGAGTTCAAGCTTCTCCGTGGTGGTGGATACTGTAGATTTAGCCCCCACTACCTCCGACGAGCCTCATGTAGTTGCCGTCAGGTCATGTCCGACTAATTCCACCAGAAGCGAAGATGCGAACGGCATCCGGCAGCCCAGCTCTTCTGGTCAGTTTGAAGAGAGATCGGCCACCGCTCAGACCAACCTGCGCAGTCCTAGAGCCGGAATGCTGATGCTCACAG gatTAGTTAATTCCACCAGCATGCAGCACCATGAAAGCTTTATCATTAAGAGTTCTTTTGAGCAAAGCCGAGGTCACATGCCTCCCTCTTACTCCACTGTATTAAAACTAGGGCCTGTAGTGACTCACTTCCCCCCCAGCACCTACTCCTCCATACCTTTCATAACTAGACAGCCTCCTCCTTCTTATGCGGAAATCCATGGAGGAGAAAGTGAGAACCTCAGTGTTATATCTG AGTAG